Below is a genomic region from Prevotella melaninogenica.
CTATTTTGTAGTTGAATGTTAACTTAGATGTTGTTGTTTGCAATCTAAATTATTATTGTTTTGTCATTAATTTTCAATCGCTTAAAAAGTGATACATGCCCTTTTGGCTTTGAAAAGACGCCCTTTTGGCTTGCTAAAGATGCCCTTTTGAAGTCTAAGTAACGCCCTTTTGAAGTCCAATTAAGCACCTTTTAGTTTGTGGTTTTGTAACAGTCTGATAGTCTTTGGTTTACAATAGGCTTATAAACGGTATGTTTTGATAGGTTTTTAAGCCTTTCAATTCTTTGTTTTTGTAATAAAATTTCTTATAGTTGATAATTGTTTTATGTGCCTATATTTATCAGTTTTCTTATCAGATTTGTGTAATAACTAATGAGATAGGGTCGGTTCTATAGCAAGTAGGTCTACAAAAGAGTCTAAAAAGCTTCTTTTGGTTTATCTTTTAGAAGAAAAACGTTACAGAGAAAGGGGCTTATCTCCTTAGAATTATGTATCTTTGCAGAGATGAAATTCGCAATTATTGCAGCTGGCGACGGTTCACGACTGGCTCAAGAAGGTGTCACCGAACCTAAACCATTGGTGAAGGTAAGGGGAGAACGGCTCATAGACAGATTAATAAGGATTTTCATGGGAAATAATGCCACGGAGATTGTTGTTATCTGTAATGAGCAGATGTCTGATGTGGCAAGCCATCTGAAGATGATACAAGACGAAGGATTGAATGGACGGCATGTCCCACTTCGATTTGTCATAAAATCAACTCCGAGCTCAATGCATAGCTTTTATGAGTTGCGCCATTTCCTTCGTGATGAGCCTTTTATCCTAACAACAGTCGATACAATCTTTGACGAGAGTGAGTTTCATGATTATGTTTTATCCTTTCAAGATAAGATAGCACATGGGACAGACGCTTTGATGGGTGTTACAGACTATATTGATGATGAAAAACCACTTTATGTCGGTGTTGACAAAGTCATGCGTATCAATGGTTATTATGATACACCTCAAGCCGATTCTCGCTTTATTTCTGCAGGTATATATGGTTTGACAGCTTCCTCGCTTGATATTCTTGAAGCTTGTATTGAGAAAGGTGAGAGCCGGATGCGTAATTTTCAGCGTGCATTGGTCGCAGCTGACTTGCGAATAGAAGCTTTTCCGCTGACAAAGGTGTTTGATATCGACCATATAGAAGATATAAGAAAGGCTGATGAAGGCGTAAAGAACTTATCATCTTCTTGTAAGGGGAAAACCTTGTTGATACAACGTGCAGCATGCTATTCACCTAATTCTGAGGAGAAAGACTTAGCTATCTTGCAAGAGGTTGGTTGCCTTTTTGATGATGCCAAGATAATTGGTGAAGGTGATTTCTTTGAAAACTTTAGTACTTATAATCAGTTAATTTCAGCTGAATCGGTAGGCTCTGTAAATGCGTATTACCAAATTATTTCTATGGCTCGCAGTCCAAAAGCGTTAGATTGTTTTGAACAGTTGGAGCAGAGAGGTATACGAGTTCTTAACCCATCGGTTGGTATTCGGGCTTGCCAAAGGAGTAATGTAGATAAGGTGATGCGTGAAAACCATCTCCCATTGCCACCTGATGAGGGTGATGATGGCTATTGGGTAAAGCGTGCTGATGCTGCCGCTCAAAGCAAAGAAGATGTCTGTTTCTGTCATGATTGGGCAGAAGTTGAAAAGATAAAATCAACCTTTATGCAGCGTGGTATCACAGATATTGTGACGCAAGCACACGTAAAAGGTGACGTTGTGAAGTTTTATGGCGTTGAAGGTACTAACTTTTTCCGTTATTATTATTCAGGTGATGATACTGAAACAAAGTTTGGTGATGAAGAAAGGAATGGTAAACCGCAGTATTATCCATTTTCATCTTCTGACTTACAGGCTGATGCGGAGAAGTTAGCTTGTTTACTACAAACACCCATTTATGGTGGTGATGCGATAATACACGAAGACGGCAGTTATGTTATCATTGACTTTAATGACTTCCCCAGTTTCTCAAAATGCAGGAAAGAAGCTGCTAAGGCAATCTTTGAACGAGTGAAACTGGCGGTTGAGTGTTCTCCCAAAGCTTCCTTTAATGAGAAGTGTAAGGATGATGTAGATAGTTGTAATTAGTTGATAATCAATTATTATTCAACTTAAATCACCTATAAATAATCAGAAAATAATGATGAAAGAACAACAAAATAACAGAGCATCTGCTCAGCAAACAGAAGACGATTCTCATTCAACCGTACAGAGTACTTCTCCTTATTTGGGCGAAGGACAAGAACGTAAGATGGGATTTTTCAGTCTCCTTCGCGCCTCTTTCAAGTCTATGGATACGGAAGAATGGCTTGATATCTATTTTACTCGTCCCATAGGTTTGGCTTTTGCCCTGTTCTGGCATCGCTTGGGTGTTACACCTAATACTATTACCATTCTTTCTATCTTCCTTGGAATTGGTGCGGGGGTAATGTTTTTCTTTACCGATACCTTGCATAATATCATCGGAATTGTCCTCTTGATGTTGGCAAACTTTTGTGATTCAACAGACGGACAGTTGGCAAGGCTTACTCGTCAACAGTCTATGAAAGGTCGCTGTTTAGATGGTTTTGCAGGTGATGTGTGGTTTTTCTCAATCTATCTTGCCATTGTCTTACGACTCTGGAATCAGCCAATACCTGGCACATCAGAGGTGTGGGGCTTATGGGGATTAGCCTTGGCAGCTGT
It encodes:
- a CDS encoding CDP-alcohol phosphatidyltransferase family protein; amino-acid sequence: MMKEQQNNRASAQQTEDDSHSTVQSTSPYLGEGQERKMGFFSLLRASFKSMDTEEWLDIYFTRPIGLAFALFWHRLGVTPNTITILSIFLGIGAGVMFFFTDTLHNIIGIVLLMLANFCDSTDGQLARLTRQQSMKGRCLDGFAGDVWFFSIYLAIVLRLWNQPIPGTSEVWGLWGLALAAVASLLCHSPQSSLSDYYRQIHLYFLKGKEGSELDSYEREHAIVESLKGKKGVFWDRAFHSNYQRYCRSQEHRTPAFQQFHAALIEKYGSIDKVPQGLKDRFLAGSRPLMPFTNFLSFNSRAILIYVTCLLNCPWIYFVFEVSLYNLLYVYMHKRHEDLCKSLTPKE
- a CDS encoding nucleotidyltransferase family protein, whose amino-acid sequence is MKFAIIAAGDGSRLAQEGVTEPKPLVKVRGERLIDRLIRIFMGNNATEIVVICNEQMSDVASHLKMIQDEGLNGRHVPLRFVIKSTPSSMHSFYELRHFLRDEPFILTTVDTIFDESEFHDYVLSFQDKIAHGTDALMGVTDYIDDEKPLYVGVDKVMRINGYYDTPQADSRFISAGIYGLTASSLDILEACIEKGESRMRNFQRALVAADLRIEAFPLTKVFDIDHIEDIRKADEGVKNLSSSCKGKTLLIQRAACYSPNSEEKDLAILQEVGCLFDDAKIIGEGDFFENFSTYNQLISAESVGSVNAYYQIISMARSPKALDCFEQLEQRGIRVLNPSVGIRACQRSNVDKVMRENHLPLPPDEGDDGYWVKRADAAAQSKEDVCFCHDWAEVEKIKSTFMQRGITDIVTQAHVKGDVVKFYGVEGTNFFRYYYSGDDTETKFGDEERNGKPQYYPFSSSDLQADAEKLACLLQTPIYGGDAIIHEDGSYVIIDFNDFPSFSKCRKEAAKAIFERVKLAVECSPKASFNEKCKDDVDSCN